The genomic segment TCATCACGCTCTTCATCCGCGACCCGCTCAAGCCCCAACAAGCCTTCCTTGCGCGCCACCTCAGACCAGCCAATGACTTTTTTTACTCCGGCGCGAAAATCGATTGATGGCGGGCGAAACACCCAGGAAAACATCGACATTGAGCGCTGCAGACAATCTTTTGGCGTTTGCAGCATAGCCGCACCAACAGTGCCGCCAAACACAATCAAAGCAGCGGGCAGGTTAACCAGCGATGATAGCGAGCCACCTTCGATAAAGTTGCCACCGATGATCGCGGCAAAACCTAGAATAACGCCGATTATGCTGAGCAAATCCATCAGCGCACCTCGGTTGCGATTGCCGGTCCAATTTCTTTTAGGGGTAGAACCTTGTCGGTCAGGTTAGCCCGCGCAACCGCCATCGGCATGCCGTAGATAACGCAGCTGGCTTGATCCTGACTCCAGATGCTGGCCCCGCGTTGTTTTAAGAGCTCTGCCCCCTTACAGCCATCCGAACCCATCCCGGTCAATACAATACCCAGCACTCTATTGCCATAGGCATTTGCGGCGGACCCAAAGGTAATATCCAAACTGGGTTTGTAATTTACCCGCGCATCGTCGGGTACCACTCTTACCTGGCCGGTGCCGCGCTTATCCAGCATAAGTTGCTTGCCGCCCGGAGCCAAAAGCGCAAGACCGGGCCGCAAGATGTCCCCATCAACGGCTTCACGTACCTCGATGGCGCACTGTTTATTCAAACGCTCGGCGAACGCCTTGGTAAAATTTTCGGGCATGTGCTGTACAAGCAAAATAGGTACAGCAAAGCGGGCCGGCAACTTAGTCAGAACCTCGGTCAGCGCCACGGGCCCACCCGTTGACGCGCCAATAATTACGACACTGGGTTTTATCGCGGAGCGAGCGGGTGAAACTGCATGTCTGGGTGGTGGTGTGGCGGCCGACCTGTGCGTACGAGTAAAATCGACTTCCGGTTCTGGAGCTTTCTTTTCAACGCTAGGCGTTGGGCCTTTCTGCCCGGCCAGAGTCAATAGACGTTCGTGCAGTTTTTGCGTTAACCCAATGGAGTTGCGCGAAACTTCGGCAAAGTCTTTGGGAATAAAATCCAAAGCACCGGCGGCAAGGGCATCCAAGGTTATTCTTGCGCCCTCATACGTAAGCGACGAAAACATCAGTATCGGTGTCGGATTGTCCGCCATAATGTGCCTTACAGCGGTCACACCATCCATCACCGGCATTTCAAAATCCATGGTGATGATGTCTGGCTTCAGTTGTTTGGCTTTTTCAACACCTTCGCGACCGTTGCTGGCCACGCCAATCACTTGCAGGTTCGCATTCTGACCGATTATTTCTTTTAAGCGGGTCTGAAAAAAGTGCGAATCATCGACAATTAGGACCCGTACGGGCATGTCTGCTCTCCAATTATTTTATGGCGTTTTCTACGCCCCCGCCGAATAATGTTTTAGCAAACTGGGCACATCCAGTATGAGCGCAATTGTGCCATCACCGGTGATGGTAGCACCTGCCATGCCCGGCGTGCCTTGCAACATTTTACCCAGCGGCTTAATGACCACCTCTTCTTGCCCGATAAGCTGGTCTACGACGAATCCCACCCGGCGGGTCCCCACAGAGACAATAACCACATGCCCTTCCTGCATGGATTTTGCCGAGACATACTCACCGGCAACAAGCCAGTTTTTCAAATAGAAAATGGGGATCGCCTGATCACGCACGGCAACACATTCTTGACCATCTACGATATGAGTTTTCCGCAAATCCATATGGAAAATTTCGTTGACACTCACCAACGGCAAGGCAAATGTCTGACGCGCCAACATAATCATCAGGGTTGGCATAATCGCCAGAGTCAAAGGTACTTTAATGTTAAATCGCGTTCCTTCTCCCATGGTTGATTGTATTTCTATGGAACCATTGAGCTGAGTAATCTTGGTTTTCACCACATCCATGCCTACCCCGCGACCGGAGACATCGGAGATTTCTTTCTTGGTAGAAAAACCCGGCGCGAAAATTAAATCGAAGGCTTCGCTATCCGAAAAGCGCTGCACCGTATCTTCATCAAACAACCCTTTGTCGACGGCAATCTGACGCAACTTGTCGGGATCCATACCGGCGCCGTCGTCAGTGATAGACAAAAGTATATGATCGCCCTCTTGTTCCGCAGCAAGCACCACCCGGCCCTGACGAGGTTTGCCGTTGGCCTCGCGCACCTCTGGCAACTCAATGCCATGATCCACCGAGTTGCGCACCAAATGCACCAGTGGGTCGGCAAGCGCTTCGACTAAGTTTTTATCCAGATCTGTCTCTTCACCCACCAGCTCAAGGTTGATGTCTTTTTTCAGGTTGC from the Gilvimarinus sp. DA14 genome contains:
- a CDS encoding chemotaxis response regulator protein-glutamate methylesterase; translation: MPVRVLIVDDSHFFQTRLKEIIGQNANLQVIGVASNGREGVEKAKQLKPDIITMDFEMPVMDGVTAVRHIMADNPTPILMFSSLTYEGARITLDALAAGALDFIPKDFAEVSRNSIGLTQKLHERLLTLAGQKGPTPSVEKKAPEPEVDFTRTHRSAATPPPRHAVSPARSAIKPSVVIIGASTGGPVALTEVLTKLPARFAVPILLVQHMPENFTKAFAERLNKQCAIEVREAVDGDILRPGLALLAPGGKQLMLDKRGTGQVRVVPDDARVNYKPSLDITFGSAANAYGNRVLGIVLTGMGSDGCKGAELLKQRGASIWSQDQASCVIYGMPMAVARANLTDKVLPLKEIGPAIATEVR